In Flavobacterium sp. N1736, the following are encoded in one genomic region:
- the sufB gene encoding Fe-S cluster assembly protein SufB — protein sequence MSKYTEDDLKIELETKEYEYGFYTDIESETFPIGLNEDIVRAISLKKEEPEWMTEWRIEAFRAWKEMIEPEWANVHYVKPDFQAISYYSAPKQVDPNKTLDDVDPELLEMYKKLGISVDEQKMMNNVAMDIVVDSVSVATTFKKTLGEKGIIFCPISEAIKEHPELVRKYLGTVVPQKDNFYAALNSAVFSDGSFCYIPKGVRCPMELSTYFRINQAGTGQFERTLVIADAGSYVSYLEGCTAPSRDENQLHAAVVELIALDDAEIKYSTVQNWFPGNKEGKGGVYNFVTKRGLCETNAKISWTQVETGSAVTWKYPSCILKGDNSVGEFYSIAVTNNHQQADTGTKMIHLGKNTKSTIISKGISAGKSQNSYRGLVQISPRAENARNFSQCDSLLMGNNCGAHTFPYIESKNPSAKIEHEATTSKIGEDQVFYCNQRGIPTEKAIALIVNGFSKDVLNKLPMEFAVEAQKLLEISLEGSVG from the coding sequence ATGAGCAAATACACTGAAGACGATTTAAAAATCGAACTCGAAACCAAAGAATACGAATACGGATTTTACACCGATATTGAATCGGAAACGTTTCCTATTGGCTTAAACGAAGATATTGTAAGAGCTATTTCTCTTAAAAAAGAAGAGCCGGAATGGATGACCGAATGGCGTATCGAAGCTTTTCGTGCATGGAAAGAAATGATCGAGCCGGAATGGGCAAACGTTCATTATGTAAAACCTGATTTTCAGGCAATTTCATACTATTCTGCTCCGAAACAAGTAGATCCAAATAAAACTTTGGATGATGTAGATCCGGAACTTTTAGAAATGTACAAAAAGTTAGGTATCTCTGTCGACGAACAAAAAATGATGAACAATGTCGCTATGGATATTGTTGTCGATTCTGTCTCTGTTGCCACTACTTTCAAAAAAACATTGGGAGAAAAGGGAATTATTTTCTGTCCAATTTCAGAAGCCATTAAAGAACATCCTGAATTAGTTCGTAAATATTTAGGAACTGTTGTACCTCAAAAAGACAACTTTTATGCAGCATTAAACTCAGCGGTTTTCTCTGATGGAAGTTTCTGTTATATTCCAAAAGGCGTTCGTTGCCCAATGGAACTTTCAACTTATTTCAGAATCAATCAGGCAGGAACAGGGCAATTCGAAAGAACTCTTGTTATTGCTGATGCTGGAAGTTACGTATCATACCTTGAAGGTTGCACTGCACCAAGTCGTGACGAAAATCAATTGCACGCTGCTGTAGTTGAATTAATCGCTTTAGACGACGCCGAAATTAAATATTCTACAGTTCAAAACTGGTTTCCCGGAAACAAAGAAGGAAAAGGTGGAGTTTATAACTTCGTAACCAAAAGAGGTTTATGCGAAACAAACGCTAAAATTTCATGGACACAAGTAGAAACTGGTTCTGCTGTAACCTGGAAATACCCTTCTTGTATATTAAAAGGAGATAATTCGGTAGGAGAATTTTATTCAATTGCCGTTACCAATAATCACCAACAAGCAGATACGGGAACTAAAATGATCCATTTAGGAAAAAACACTAAATCGACTATTATTTCTAAAGGTATCTCGGCTGGTAAATCACAAAACAGTTACCGTGGATTAGTGCAAATTAGCCCAAGAGCTGAAAATGCAAGAAACTTTTCGCAATGTGATTCTCTATTAATGGGGAACAATTGTGGAGCGCATACTTTCCCTTATATCGAAAGTAAAAATCCATCGGCAAAAATAGAGCACGAAGCAACTACAAGTAAAATTGGAGAAGATCAGGTTTTTTATTGCAACCAAAGAGGTATTCCGACTGAAAAAGCGATTGCCTTAATTGTAAACGGTTTCAGTAAAGATGTATTAAACAAACTTCCAATGGAATTTGCTGTTGAAGCTCAAAAATTATTAGAGATTTCTTTAGAAGGATCTGTAGGTTAA
- a CDS encoding HesB/IscA family protein: protein MIKVSDTAKKKIIDLMNDDGFDAAHDYVRVGVKSGGCSGLSYDLKFDKTKGDDDKIFVDNDITIAVEKKSFLYLAGTILEFSGGLNGKGFVFNNPNASRTCGCGESFSL, encoded by the coding sequence ATGATAAAAGTTTCTGATACAGCCAAAAAGAAAATCATCGACTTAATGAATGATGATGGTTTTGATGCCGCACATGATTACGTACGCGTAGGAGTGAAAAGTGGCGGATGCTCTGGTTTGTCTTATGATTTAAAATTTGACAAAACCAAAGGCGACGACGATAAAATATTTGTAGACAACGACATAACAATTGCAGTTGAAAAAAAATCATTCCTGTATTTAGCCGGAACAATTCTTGAATTTTCAGGAGGATTAAACGGAAAAGGATTTGTATTCAATAATCCAAATGCAAGCAGAACTTGTGGTTGTGGAGAATCATTCTCTCTTTAA
- a CDS encoding DUF2683 family protein, translating to MDIILKNVKKKDFPVFQSLAKSLGFEIVEENEKPYNPEFVKEILDAEQSIKDGKGVKIKLEDLWK from the coding sequence ATGGATATCATCTTAAAAAATGTAAAGAAAAAAGATTTTCCAGTTTTTCAATCACTGGCAAAATCTCTTGGTTTTGAAATTGTTGAAGAAAATGAAAAACCATATAATCCAGAATTTGTAAAAGAGATTTTAGATGCTGAGCAAAGTATAAAGGACGGAAAAGGAGTTAAAATAAAATTAGAAGATTTGTGGAAGTAA